The following coding sequences lie in one Fusarium poae strain DAOMC 252244 chromosome 1, whole genome shotgun sequence genomic window:
- a CDS encoding hypothetical protein (SECRETED:SignalP(1-20)~TransMembrane:1 (n3-14c19/20o35-54i)), whose translation MRLHLIALTGLLFGPLCITADQNIKVDDVAKLDFASIPNLVCLSILLIISLMLLRRTMSPDQLTLRPSQPGSLDNPVVSLDQISGAPNTPRHVDAYKKLNKAMARGWGNWNAHHPRHRLLDALYGYNRYYERQKLELDRLKGLYKHVSKAQKSLLEHSVEYSKKFTRIDNLLKKNQELCNSIVQHAMKFYNIGQDELDKHMNGLEASGRFADKISVSQSLKHYVRDWTETGEAERKETFSCLTKTLESLFPERQREKPVKVLIPGAGLGRLGHDIARLEGFDVTINEWSMYMNVAYRFLEANRSQNSHSFHPFVDSWSHHATQSNMIRPLSFPDVSLNSTSVVLIEGDFTTVFSAPGEYDVVVTYFFIDTARNLMSYLDTIKKVLKPGGHWINLGPLLYGTGPFVQLSLEEVLVVSEALGFEFLETDDSCGEKTFERRTVRSMEAAYGFDDSALTKSAYNAQFWVARRSMKP comes from the exons ATGAGATTACACTTGATCGCCCTGACAGGGCTCCTCTTTGGACCTTTATGTATCACCGCAGACCAGAACATCAAGGTTGATGACGTCGCAAAACTCGACTTTGCCTCTATTCCCAACCTGGTTTGTCTCTCAatccttctcatcatcagctTGATGTTACTACGAAGGACCATGTCACCGGATCAACTAACCCTTCGACCCTCACAGCCTGGCTCCCTGGATAACCCGGTCGTCTCTCTGGACCAAATATCTGGTGCACCAAACACACCTCGTCATGTCGATGCCTACAAGAAATTGAACAAGGCTATGGCCAGAGGATGGGGAAATTGGAATGCCCATCATCCCAGACATCGACTCTTAGATGCCCTATATGGATATAACAGATACTACGAACGACAGAAACTTGAGCTTGATCGACTGAAAGGGCTTTATAAACACGTTTCAAAAGCTCAAAAGTCT CTACTAGAACACTCAGTTGAATACTCCAAAAAGTTCACCCGCATCGATAATTTACTCAAGAAGAATCAAGAACTCTGCAATAGCATCGTGCAGCATGCAATGAAATTCTACAACATTGGACAAGACGAACTCGATAAGCACATGAATGGTCTTGAAGCATCGGGAAGATTTGCCGACAAGATTTCAGTCTCTCAATCTTTGAAACATTATGTTCGTGACTGGACTGAGACAGGCGAAGCtgaaagaaaagagacatTCTCATGTCTGACGAAAACACTAGAGAGCTTGTTCCCCGAGAGACAAAGGGAAAAACCTGTGAAGGTGCTCATTCCTGGTGCCGGACTAGGAAGACTGGGACATGATATTGCAAGACTTGAAG GTTTCGATGTGACCATCAACGAATGGTCAATGTATATGAATGTAGCATACCGCTTCCTCGAAGCCAACCGTTCTCAAAACTCACACTCCTTTCACCCTTTCGTCGACAGTTGGTCTCACCACGCCACACAATCTAATATGATTCGCCCTCTATCCTTCCCAGACGTATCTCTCAACTCTACCTCCGTAGTCCTGATAGAAGGTGACTTCACAACTGTATTTTCCGCCCCAGGCGAATACGACGTTGTAGTTACTTACTTCTTCATCGATACGGCACGAAACCTAATGAGTTACCTCGACACAATCAAAAAAGTGTTGAAACCAGGTGGCCACTGGATCAATCTAGGGCCATTACTTTATGGGACAGGGCCGTTTGTGCAGTTGAGTTTGGAGGAGGTTTTGGTGGTTAGTGAGGCTTTGGGATTCGAGTTTCTTGAAACAGATGACAGCTGTGGAGAGAAGACGTTTGAGAGAAGAACAGTAAGGTCAATGGAGGCGGCGTATGGATTCGATGACAGTGCTTTGACTAAGAGTGCGTATAATGCGCAGTTTTGGGTGGCGAGGAGGTCCATGAAGCCTTAG
- a CDS encoding hypothetical protein (SECRETED:SignalP(1-19)): MKTTTFAVALLGLFPAIFAQETLAPSPTESVGCEPHGDHWHCDGARSTLATEAKATTDAEHDDDHDHDHDHDTTGTESLAPSPTESTGCEPHGDHWHCEAAKTGSMAKATNDHDDDDDHDHDDEDHSHSAGATKSLSPSPTESIGCEPHGDHWHCDGPVTAAATAATASGSASASATESDSAAVTDNAAGVQMIPFAGLVAAAVLAL, encoded by the exons ATGAAGACCACCACTTTCGCTGTCGCccttctcggcctcttccCCGCCATCTTTGCCCAGGAGACTCTTGCTCCCTCTCCTACCGAGTCTGTCGGATGTGAGCCTCACGGTGACCACT GGCACTGCGACGGTGCCAGGTCTACTCTTGCTACCGAGGCCAAGGCTACCACTGACGCTGAGCATGATGATGACCATGACCACGACCACGACCATGATACCACTGGAACAGAGTCTCTGGCTCCTTCTCCCACCGAGTCTACTGGTTGCGAACCTCATGGTGACCACTGGCACTGCGAGGCTGCCAAGACTGGTTCTATGGCCAAGGCTACTAATGAtcacgacgacgacgacgaccaTGACCATGACGACGAGGACCACTCCCACTCTGCCGGTGCAACCAAGtctctctctccttctcctACAGAGTCAATCGGTTGCGAACCTCATGGCGACCACT GGCATTGCGACGGTCCTGTTACCGCTGCAGCTACTGCAGCCACTGCTTCCGGCTCTGCCTCTGCCTCTGCCACCGAGAGTGACTCTGCCGCTGTCACCGACAACGCTGCAGGTGTTCAGATGATTCCTTTCGCAGGACTTGTCGCCGCTGCTGTTCTTGCTCTGTAA